One region of Limisphaera ngatamarikiensis genomic DNA includes:
- a CDS encoding sensor histidine kinase encodes MRGTKGIWQSAAFKAAYEEHEQANRVSTGKVAALLVAILMPFGWSLDWAVYPERVAFFGWLRLACSLLALGIWFLLRHPWGARHHRILGLVTAWLPAFFICWMIYDREGPASPYYAGLNLILLAISVVVRWDTVESATAVGAVLSMYLVTCLLHTPASRLNGLFLANCIFMVETGIIVVVGNHFFNRLRRREFANQYELAQSKRELEQAIARLQEAEAQLIQQEKMASLGVLSAGIIHEINNPLNFAATNLYALRKRLGGVAPEQRKVMEEIIADVEDGLSRVRDIVSDLRTFTHPEAEGLEAVDVAEVVQAALRYLSGERPDAVRVEVEIPEGLAVRGSRNKLVHVLVNLVENSLDALRQKEFREEVPTVRIRGWQEAGRVMLEVWDNGPGIAPEHQRRVFDPFFTTKDVGQGMGLGLSICYRLLQECGASIRVESEPGRFCRFVLEFPLPAPQAGNDTRSVP; translated from the coding sequence ATGAGGGGTACCAAGGGCATCTGGCAATCGGCCGCCTTCAAGGCAGCCTACGAGGAGCATGAACAGGCGAACCGTGTCAGCACGGGGAAGGTGGCGGCACTCCTGGTGGCCATTCTCATGCCCTTCGGTTGGAGCCTGGACTGGGCGGTTTATCCTGAACGCGTGGCTTTCTTCGGCTGGTTGCGCCTGGCCTGCTCCCTGCTGGCGCTCGGGATTTGGTTTTTGCTGCGACATCCGTGGGGTGCGAGACATCACAGGATCCTGGGTCTGGTGACCGCATGGCTGCCGGCGTTCTTCATTTGCTGGATGATTTACGATCGTGAGGGACCCGCTTCGCCCTATTATGCCGGGCTGAACCTGATTCTGCTGGCCATCAGTGTGGTCGTGAGGTGGGACACCGTGGAATCGGCGACCGCCGTGGGAGCAGTTCTTTCGATGTATTTGGTCACGTGTCTGCTGCACACTCCGGCCTCCCGGTTGAACGGCTTGTTTTTGGCGAACTGCATTTTCATGGTTGAGACGGGCATCATCGTGGTTGTGGGGAACCACTTTTTTAACCGGTTGCGGCGCCGGGAGTTTGCGAACCAGTACGAACTGGCCCAAAGCAAGCGCGAGCTGGAACAGGCAATTGCGCGGTTGCAGGAGGCCGAGGCGCAGCTGATTCAGCAGGAAAAGATGGCTTCGCTGGGTGTGTTGAGTGCCGGGATCATCCATGAAATCAACAATCCGCTGAACTTTGCGGCCACCAACCTGTACGCGCTGCGGAAGCGGCTGGGCGGGGTGGCACCCGAACAGCGCAAGGTGATGGAGGAAATCATTGCGGACGTGGAGGACGGCCTGAGCCGCGTCCGGGACATCGTGTCGGATCTCCGCACCTTCACGCATCCGGAGGCGGAGGGCCTGGAGGCGGTGGATGTGGCGGAGGTGGTGCAGGCGGCGCTGCGGTATCTGAGCGGGGAACGACCCGACGCGGTGCGCGTGGAGGTGGAGATCCCGGAGGGGCTGGCGGTGCGCGGGAGTCGGAACAAGCTGGTGCATGTGCTCGTCAACCTGGTCGAGAATTCCCTGGACGCGCTGCGGCAGAAGGAGTTTCGCGAGGAGGTGCCGACGGTTCGGATCCGCGGATGGCAGGAGGCCGGCCGGGTGATGTTGGAGGTGTGGGACAACGGACCGGGTATCGCGCCGGAACATCAGCGACGGGTGTTCGACCCGTTCTTCACCACCAAGGACGTGGGGCAGGGCATGGGGCTGGGCCTGAGCATTTGTTACCGGTTGTTGCAGGAATGCGGGGCTTCGATCCGGGTGGAGAGCGAGCCGGGCCGGTTTTGCCGGTTCGTCCTTGAGTTTCCGCTGCCGGCGCCCCAGGCTGGCAATGACACACGGTCCGTGCCATGA
- a CDS encoding GspE/PulE family protein has translation MSYTLHYLESSAARQGPEISVLVNCLLQDAIRLGASDLHIEPWEETIAVRARVNGVLTEVVHLPLGLMEKISARFKVLANLPTYQTGLPLDGKILCGPELDHVQVRLSIFPTTRGEKIVLRLFDPQDRRFDLDELGFDPDTLHGLKRLLRRTSGLLLFTGPTGSGKTTAMYSALCHIVQREGSAVSISTVEDPVEFNLPRVSQTQINPAQDFTYATALRSILRQDPQVIMVGEIRDAETAAIAVQAGLTGHLVISTIHAGVSAGAFTRLIHMEIEPFMLASSVLGVMGLRLVRRVCPQCARPYEPEPSVLKVVPEEWRPHARFRRGTGCEHCRQTGYSGRMPVCELLVVTEPFREAVLKRLPTSALEEIAVQNGMRTLWQNGLQAALQGQTTLEEVVRMVAASIL, from the coding sequence ATGAGTTACACGCTGCATTACCTGGAATCGTCGGCGGCCCGGCAGGGGCCGGAGATCAGCGTGCTCGTGAACTGTCTGTTGCAGGATGCGATCCGGCTGGGTGCCAGCGACCTGCACATCGAGCCGTGGGAGGAAACGATTGCGGTGCGGGCGCGGGTGAACGGGGTGTTGACGGAGGTGGTGCATCTGCCGCTGGGTTTGATGGAGAAGATTTCGGCGCGGTTCAAGGTGCTGGCGAACCTGCCGACCTATCAGACCGGGCTGCCCCTGGACGGCAAGATCCTGTGCGGGCCGGAACTGGATCACGTGCAGGTGCGGCTTTCGATTTTCCCCACCACGCGGGGGGAGAAGATCGTGCTGCGTTTGTTTGATCCGCAGGATCGCCGGTTTGATCTGGACGAGCTGGGATTTGACCCGGACACGTTGCACGGCTTGAAACGGTTGCTGCGCCGGACGAGCGGGCTGCTGTTGTTCACGGGGCCGACCGGGTCGGGCAAGACCACGGCGATGTATTCGGCATTGTGCCACATTGTGCAGCGCGAAGGCAGCGCCGTCAGCATCAGTACGGTGGAGGATCCGGTGGAGTTCAACCTGCCGCGGGTGAGCCAGACGCAGATCAATCCGGCCCAGGATTTCACCTACGCCACGGCGTTGCGGAGCATTTTGCGGCAGGACCCGCAGGTGATCATGGTGGGGGAGATCCGGGATGCGGAGACGGCGGCCATTGCGGTGCAGGCCGGGTTGACGGGGCATTTGGTGATCAGCACGATCCACGCCGGGGTGTCGGCCGGGGCGTTCACCCGGTTGATTCATATGGAGATTGAGCCGTTCATGCTGGCGTCGAGTGTGTTGGGCGTGATGGGTTTGAGGCTGGTTCGGCGGGTGTGTCCGCAGTGTGCCCGGCCTTATGAGCCGGAGCCGAGTGTGCTGAAGGTGGTGCCGGAGGAATGGCGGCCGCACGCGCGGTTTCGGCGCGGCACCGGCTGCGAGCATTGTCGTCAGACCGGCTACAGCGGTCGGATGCCCGTGTGCGAGCTGTTGGTGGTGACGGAGCCGTTCCGGGAGGCGGTGTTGAAGCGGTTGCCGACCAGTGCACTGGAGGAGATCGCAGTGCAGAACGGCATGCGCACGCTCTGGCAGAACGGATTGCAGGCGGCTTTGCAGGGCCAGACCACATTGGAGGAAGTGGTCCGCATGGTGGCTGCGTCCATTTTGTGA
- a CDS encoding bile acid:sodium symporter family protein, translating to MRTPTLVRWSTLATNLFPLWVLVAGALALVQPGCFTWFSGPWIPVGLGVIMLGMGLTLRFDDFRGVIRMPWAVAVGFAGQYLIMPFLGWALARLFHLDTPLAVGLILVSCCPGGTASNVVTYLAGANVPLSVVMTLCSTVAAVVMTPTLTAALAGQYVPVDAWGLFRSTLIVVLVPLLTGLTLHHTVPRLVHAVLPVAPLVSVIFITLICASIIGSSATTLKQSALSVVGAVVLLHLGGFGLGYGLARLCRLGRRDARTVSIEVGMQNSGLGATLAREHFTALPAAALPCALSATAHSVLGSLLAGYWRWRPVPARNTTGVD from the coding sequence ATGCGCACCCCGACACTGGTTCGTTGGTCTACGCTGGCAACCAACCTGTTCCCCCTCTGGGTCCTGGTGGCCGGCGCTCTGGCGCTGGTTCAACCCGGCTGCTTCACCTGGTTCAGCGGCCCCTGGATTCCGGTGGGTCTGGGCGTGATCATGCTGGGCATGGGGCTGACCCTCCGATTCGACGATTTCCGTGGAGTCATTCGGATGCCGTGGGCGGTGGCGGTCGGCTTCGCCGGCCAGTATCTCATCATGCCCTTCCTGGGTTGGGCCCTGGCGCGGCTGTTCCATCTGGACACCCCGTTGGCCGTGGGCTTGATCCTGGTGAGCTGCTGCCCCGGCGGAACCGCATCCAATGTCGTTACGTACCTCGCCGGCGCCAACGTACCGTTGTCGGTGGTCATGACCCTCTGCTCCACCGTGGCGGCGGTGGTGATGACCCCCACCCTCACGGCCGCTCTGGCCGGGCAATACGTTCCCGTGGACGCCTGGGGCCTGTTCCGCAGCACGCTCATCGTGGTCCTCGTGCCGTTGCTTACCGGGCTGACCCTGCACCACACCGTGCCCCGTTTGGTTCATGCGGTCCTGCCCGTGGCGCCGCTGGTGTCGGTGATCTTCATCACGCTCATTTGCGCCAGCATCATCGGCAGCAGCGCCACCACACTCAAACAATCGGCCCTGAGCGTGGTCGGAGCCGTGGTGCTCCTGCACCTCGGGGGATTTGGACTCGGCTACGGGCTGGCGCGCCTTTGCCGGCTCGGCCGGCGCGACGCACGGACCGTTTCCATCGAGGTCGGCATGCAGAACTCCGGACTGGGCGCCACCCTGGCCCGTGAACATTTCACCGCCCTCCCCGCTGCGGCCCTCCCGTGCGCACTTTCCGCCACGGCCCATTCCGTGCTCGGGAGCCTCCTGGCCGGTTACTGGCGCTGGCGACCCGTCCCCGCACGGAACACTACCGGGGTGGATTGA
- a CDS encoding DUF2851 family protein: protein MPKHPDWYFRIREQTGRREAWHEDSGLPTERLLQAIWMHQRILRDQLQTCDGRRLEVLHPGFPRPEGGPDFEKALFRVDGGPVQEGDVEVDIHARGWRDHGHDLSPRFARVLLHVVWESGDPDANTLAVSGPGRQPPFTLALKDRLDAPLEELLLWLDRGEATVWPEALRGACHAPLTRLPPGELEAVLEEAGLARFEAKLLHFQARARAVGWEQALWEGLFRGLGYKHNTWPMQWLAERRHRWWEPGMAAETLQARLLGLSGLLPEETRSLPPDSARFLRKLWDIWWRDRGPLADCCLPRNAWRLHGVRPANHPERRLALAAYWLAEPDWVRRIEQWGTLDLPASALVPTLLQRMQPGARAFWSRHWTLRSGSSTESEGWIGAARVTELAVNVVLPWLGARARAAGHDALWERVRQRYLSWPSAADNAAFRLARQRLLGGRPLRGSSARAALQQGLIQILRDFCDHANARCEGCPFPAALEARGGSVPENGQPAAFRRGSGPAR, encoded by the coding sequence GTGCCGAAGCACCCCGACTGGTACTTTCGAATTCGCGAACAGACAGGCCGGCGCGAGGCGTGGCACGAGGATTCCGGCCTGCCTACCGAACGGCTTCTTCAAGCGATCTGGATGCACCAGCGGATTCTGCGGGATCAGTTGCAAACCTGCGACGGCCGCAGACTTGAAGTGTTGCATCCGGGGTTCCCGCGCCCTGAAGGCGGGCCTGATTTCGAAAAGGCCCTGTTCCGGGTGGACGGTGGGCCCGTGCAGGAGGGCGATGTCGAAGTGGATATTCATGCCCGGGGTTGGCGGGACCATGGCCACGACCTGAGCCCTCGGTTTGCCAGGGTCCTGCTTCATGTGGTGTGGGAATCGGGCGACCCGGATGCGAACACGTTGGCCGTGTCGGGTCCCGGTCGGCAGCCCCCATTCACCCTGGCCTTGAAGGACCGGTTGGACGCGCCGCTCGAAGAGCTCCTGCTCTGGCTGGATCGCGGCGAGGCAACGGTCTGGCCGGAGGCGCTTCGCGGGGCCTGTCACGCCCCGTTGACCAGGCTCCCTCCGGGCGAACTCGAGGCCGTGCTGGAAGAGGCGGGCCTGGCCCGGTTCGAGGCCAAGCTCCTGCATTTTCAGGCCCGGGCGCGGGCCGTGGGTTGGGAACAGGCTTTGTGGGAAGGGTTGTTCCGCGGTCTGGGTTACAAGCACAACACCTGGCCCATGCAATGGCTGGCTGAGCGGCGGCATCGGTGGTGGGAGCCCGGTATGGCTGCAGAAACCTTGCAGGCCCGCCTGCTCGGGTTGAGCGGATTGCTGCCGGAGGAGACGCGGTCGTTGCCACCCGACTCGGCCCGGTTTTTGCGGAAGCTGTGGGACATTTGGTGGCGTGACCGCGGCCCTTTGGCGGACTGTTGCCTGCCGCGGAACGCCTGGCGCCTTCATGGGGTGCGCCCGGCCAACCATCCGGAGCGGCGCCTTGCGCTGGCCGCGTATTGGCTGGCGGAGCCTGATTGGGTGCGGCGCATTGAGCAGTGGGGTACGCTTGATTTACCGGCCTCGGCCCTGGTGCCCACACTGCTCCAACGGATGCAGCCCGGAGCCAGGGCATTTTGGTCCCGTCACTGGACCCTCCGATCCGGCTCTTCGACGGAATCGGAGGGTTGGATCGGTGCCGCCCGGGTGACCGAACTGGCCGTGAACGTGGTGCTGCCGTGGCTGGGGGCACGAGCCCGGGCAGCCGGGCACGATGCGCTTTGGGAAAGGGTCCGGCAGCGATACCTTTCGTGGCCATCGGCAGCGGACAATGCCGCCTTTCGGCTGGCCCGGCAGCGCCTTTTGGGCGGGCGGCCGTTGCGAGGTTCATCCGCCCGGGCTGCCCTGCAACAGGGGTTGATTCAAATCCTCCGCGATTTCTGTGACCATGCCAATGCGCGCTGCGAAGGATGCCCCTTTCCCGCCGCGTTGGAGGCGCGTGGGGGAAGCGTCCCGGAGAACGGTCAGCCCGCCGCGTTCAGGCGCGGTTCAGGTCCAGCTCGCTGA
- a CDS encoding O-antigen ligase family protein, with amino-acid sequence MPASAATVVPGLRAGLRTALWYDRLDRTSGVLLCGALLFAPWAFGGTPAWAIHTLNGVGYLLGVLLAVKWSLRRFFVYQPVRWDRAGSPADEATRWAGVWVRGLVCLTVLILLYAATAALNARADYDPELGTFQYRSAYIPWLPHTYDASRSRQMFARVVALACYFWAARDWLLGKTPADRSALHRWDPEGRTGLWLPRRLQLLLWLLSLNGAFLAVEALLQRASGTDKLLWLVRPRLNAVAEAQLGPFNYRSNGAQYLNLIWPVTLGLWWRLHHLRRFVRRAAGASRRGSPVHHLLLPAAGIMAATSVFSLSRGGAAVAIGSMVMVLVIFWVGWRGRRVRVRLAMLAFAGVSVALGLWLGGSTLRQRFEALDEGLAQREAMYETARRMAADFPWFGTGPGTLGPVFQLYRKSTDEYWPAQLHNDWLEFRVTWGRVGMGLLLGALGWVLLRYVFPGGIVTSWRLPLLYALALGGCLLHARWDFPLQIYSIQQLVLLHCAILTLFSHPRGAN; translated from the coding sequence ATGCCGGCCTCGGCTGCCACGGTGGTTCCCGGGCTTCGTGCGGGTTTGCGCACTGCCCTGTGGTATGATCGGTTGGATCGTACCTCGGGTGTGTTGCTCTGTGGGGCTCTTCTGTTTGCCCCCTGGGCTTTCGGGGGCACGCCCGCATGGGCCATCCACACTCTCAACGGCGTCGGTTACCTCCTGGGTGTACTGCTGGCGGTCAAGTGGAGCCTCCGACGCTTTTTTGTATACCAACCCGTGCGTTGGGATCGGGCCGGTTCGCCTGCCGATGAGGCCACCCGATGGGCTGGGGTTTGGGTGCGCGGTCTTGTTTGCCTGACCGTCCTGATTCTCCTCTATGCCGCCACGGCCGCGCTCAACGCGCGGGCTGATTATGATCCCGAGCTGGGCACGTTCCAATACCGGTCGGCGTACATTCCCTGGCTGCCGCACACGTACGATGCCAGTCGTTCGCGGCAAATGTTTGCCCGGGTGGTGGCGCTGGCCTGTTATTTTTGGGCGGCCCGGGACTGGTTGTTGGGCAAGACACCGGCCGACCGTAGCGCGTTGCATCGGTGGGATCCGGAGGGGCGGACCGGTCTGTGGTTGCCCCGGCGCCTGCAGCTGCTGCTGTGGCTCCTCAGTCTCAACGGGGCGTTTCTTGCTGTGGAAGCCCTGCTGCAGCGGGCCAGCGGGACCGACAAGTTGCTCTGGTTGGTGCGCCCCCGACTCAATGCAGTGGCAGAGGCCCAGCTCGGCCCTTTCAATTACCGTTCCAATGGCGCGCAGTATTTGAACCTGATCTGGCCGGTCACGCTGGGGCTCTGGTGGCGACTGCATCATCTGCGGCGGTTTGTGCGGCGGGCGGCCGGTGCGTCGCGACGCGGTTCGCCGGTGCATCATTTGCTGCTGCCGGCTGCGGGGATCATGGCAGCCACCAGCGTGTTTTCTCTCAGTCGGGGCGGTGCGGCGGTGGCCATCGGATCCATGGTGATGGTCCTGGTGATTTTTTGGGTGGGTTGGCGCGGCCGCCGTGTCCGCGTCCGGCTGGCCATGCTGGCCTTTGCGGGGGTGAGCGTGGCCCTGGGCCTGTGGCTGGGCGGCTCCACCCTGAGGCAACGTTTTGAGGCACTGGACGAGGGGCTGGCCCAGCGCGAGGCCATGTATGAAACTGCGCGTCGCATGGCGGCCGATTTCCCGTGGTTTGGCACCGGCCCGGGCACTCTCGGCCCCGTGTTTCAGCTGTACCGAAAAAGCACCGACGAATACTGGCCGGCCCAGCTGCACAACGATTGGCTTGAATTTCGCGTGACCTGGGGTCGGGTCGGGATGGGGCTGCTCCTCGGCGCTCTTGGGTGGGTTCTGCTGCGGTACGTGTTCCCCGGGGGGATCGTCACCAGTTGGCGACTGCCCCTGTTGTATGCATTAGCCCTGGGCGGTTGCCTGTTGCATGCCCGATGGGATTTCCCCCTGCAAATCTACTCGATTCAGCAGTTGGTGCTCCTGCACTGTGCGATTCTGACGCTTTTTTCCCATCCACGGGGGGCGAACTGA
- the infC gene encoding translation initiation factor IF-3, whose amino-acid sequence MSRPLPSNHSSGRGNFVRVNGKIRAREVRVIGIDGKQIGILPLGEALTLARQHGVDLVEVAPNADPPVCRLIDYGKFRYEQAKREKEARKHQHANKVKEIQLSPKIDPHDLGVKAMHAIDFLCDEMKVKVALRFRGREMAHTEFGFQVVQKFLEKIAPWGHPDFEPKLNGRNIVVVVSPLPRHKRAKHPREAEAQATPTAGSPPTSKPAQETTTGAGGATAPATPSGGAAETTPTESRPDTGFGNNPFSELDLNRA is encoded by the coding sequence TTGAGTCGCCCTTTGCCTTCCAACCATTCGTCGGGTCGCGGGAACTTCGTCCGGGTAAACGGCAAGATCCGTGCCCGGGAAGTCCGCGTCATTGGTATTGACGGAAAACAGATCGGCATTCTCCCCTTGGGCGAGGCGCTCACCTTGGCGCGCCAGCACGGGGTTGACCTGGTGGAGGTGGCACCGAACGCCGATCCACCGGTCTGCCGGCTGATTGATTACGGAAAATTCCGTTACGAACAGGCCAAGCGGGAGAAAGAGGCCCGGAAGCACCAACACGCCAACAAGGTCAAGGAGATCCAACTGAGCCCGAAGATCGATCCCCATGACCTGGGCGTGAAGGCCATGCACGCCATCGACTTTCTGTGCGACGAAATGAAAGTGAAGGTGGCGTTGCGCTTCCGGGGCAGGGAAATGGCCCACACCGAGTTCGGGTTCCAAGTGGTGCAGAAGTTCCTGGAAAAGATCGCCCCTTGGGGACACCCGGACTTCGAGCCCAAGCTGAACGGTCGGAACATCGTGGTCGTGGTGAGTCCCCTGCCACGGCACAAGCGGGCCAAACACCCCCGCGAAGCCGAAGCACAGGCCACCCCAACGGCCGGTTCACCCCCGACCTCCAAGCCGGCACAAGAAACGACCACCGGCGCCGGCGGCGCAACAGCGCCTGCAACGCCCTCCGGAGGTGCCGCCGAAACCACGCCAACCGAGTCCCGTCCCGACACGGGATTCGGCAACAACCCGTTCAGCGAGCTGGACCTGAACCGCGCCTGA
- a CDS encoding class I SAM-dependent methyltransferase — translation MPGGNGDSRTEILEGVPPYTDNGVVLCTPEEQTIYGIARHVGRFRAVVDIPGEPLSLRLSESVPRLAITLRGRCVYDGRGVIQTLVPNGPSWVCEVGLEESSWRVPAEMAPDVYEPEKLGEAFADFLRDWSLDHQLLPGYKSVISDMHTFLVGLRLWLDQLQVQLSLTNGKTLSESRAVQLLEAVARKAIPCIDELFRRFEECCTHIPTERVQAHRCYMRRQLHPLTLCAPFAHRTFFKPLGYAGDYEMVNMIVRNGWEGESLYARVVNKWFLEQPPAEAHRNRISYLTGRLLEEALRVAARGRGLRVLNLACGPAHEVQRFIAECPLSSDAEITLLDMDGETLRHVEERTALLTAQHHRKPKIRFVRESVFQLLKSAESKRCPVEARFDLAYCAGLFDYLPDAVCKRLVSYMFHRLDPGGLLIATNVHPCNPLRNGMEHLLDWHLIYRDAPQMRELAALVADQGDVRVLSDPTGVNVFLEVRKPAP, via the coding sequence ATGCCAGGCGGTAACGGCGATTCCCGAACCGAGATTTTGGAGGGTGTACCTCCGTACACCGACAACGGTGTGGTGTTGTGCACGCCCGAGGAACAGACGATCTACGGAATAGCGCGGCACGTGGGGCGTTTCCGGGCGGTGGTGGACATTCCCGGGGAGCCGCTGTCACTGCGGCTCTCCGAGAGCGTGCCCCGGCTGGCCATTACGCTGCGGGGTCGGTGCGTTTACGACGGACGGGGTGTGATTCAGACCCTGGTGCCCAATGGCCCTTCCTGGGTATGCGAGGTTGGGCTGGAGGAATCGAGCTGGCGCGTGCCAGCGGAAATGGCACCCGATGTTTATGAGCCTGAAAAGCTCGGCGAGGCTTTCGCGGATTTCCTTCGAGATTGGTCGCTGGATCACCAACTATTGCCCGGCTACAAATCGGTGATTTCCGACATGCACACCTTCCTGGTGGGCTTGCGCCTCTGGCTGGACCAGCTGCAGGTGCAGCTCAGTCTGACGAATGGGAAGACCCTCTCCGAGAGCCGGGCCGTCCAGTTGTTGGAAGCTGTTGCCCGCAAGGCGATTCCGTGCATTGACGAGCTGTTTCGACGGTTTGAGGAGTGCTGTACGCACATTCCCACGGAAAGGGTTCAAGCGCATCGATGTTACATGCGCCGCCAGCTTCATCCCCTCACCCTTTGCGCGCCTTTCGCGCACCGGACCTTTTTCAAGCCGCTGGGTTATGCGGGAGACTATGAAATGGTAAACATGATCGTCCGCAACGGGTGGGAGGGTGAGTCTCTCTACGCGCGCGTGGTGAACAAGTGGTTTCTGGAGCAACCTCCGGCTGAAGCTCATCGAAACCGGATCAGCTACCTGACCGGGCGTCTGCTCGAGGAAGCGTTGCGCGTCGCCGCCCGGGGCCGCGGGTTGAGGGTACTGAATCTTGCTTGTGGTCCGGCCCATGAGGTCCAGCGGTTCATCGCGGAATGTCCCCTCAGCAGCGACGCCGAGATCACCCTGCTGGACATGGACGGGGAAACGCTCCGCCACGTGGAGGAACGCACGGCCCTTCTGACCGCCCAACATCACCGCAAACCCAAAATCCGCTTCGTCCGCGAGTCGGTATTTCAACTTCTCAAATCGGCGGAGTCAAAACGCTGTCCCGTGGAAGCGCGCTTCGATCTCGCCTATTGCGCGGGGTTGTTTGACTATTTGCCCGATGCGGTTTGCAAACGGCTGGTGAGCTACATGTTCCACCGGCTGGACCCGGGTGGGTTGTTGATCGCCACCAACGTTCACCCGTGCAATCCGCTCCGGAATGGCATGGAGCACCTTTTGGACTGGCATCTGATCTACAGGGACGCGCCCCAGATGCGGGAACTGGCAGCTCTTGTGGCGGACCAGGGCGATGTGCGTGTGTTGTCTGATCCGACGGGCGTCAACGTGTTTCTTGAGGTTCGCAAGCCGGCTCCATGA
- a CDS encoding response regulator produces MSTPAEFIQPGAKPPDPEPPAPRVYEIPEDPSQARPQTVLVLEDDPELCSMLQVTLEQQDYRVTIVHNGAQGVQQILARNFDAILCDIMMPNFPGDMFYLAVQRTKPDLCKRFIFMTGHQNDPKIREFLARVPCRILYKPFTMRALFDALESVTGRSH; encoded by the coding sequence ATGAGCACCCCGGCTGAATTTATCCAACCGGGCGCGAAACCGCCGGACCCCGAGCCACCGGCCCCGCGCGTGTACGAAATCCCGGAGGACCCCTCCCAAGCCCGTCCCCAGACGGTTCTCGTGCTCGAAGACGACCCGGAGCTGTGTTCCATGCTCCAGGTCACGCTGGAGCAACAGGATTACCGCGTCACCATCGTCCACAACGGTGCCCAGGGCGTTCAACAAATCCTGGCCCGGAACTTCGACGCCATCCTCTGCGACATCATGATGCCCAACTTCCCGGGCGACATGTTCTACCTGGCCGTTCAACGAACCAAACCCGACCTCTGCAAGCGGTTCATCTTCATGACCGGCCACCAAAACGACCCCAAAATCCGGGAGTTCCTCGCACGCGTGCCCTGCCGCATTCTCTACAAGCCCTTCACCATGCGGGCCCTGTTCGATGCCCTCGAATCCGTGACCGGCCGCAGCCACTGA
- a CDS encoding response regulator, whose protein sequence is MNPAYDYRRYAILYVDDEEKSLRSFERAFADTFRILTASNAAEGHRLLVEHREEIGLLMTDQRMPGEKGVWLLEQARRLDPRIIRVLVTAYSDYKEAIEAINTGAIYKYISKPWDLPRLEQTLKHALELFMIQRQRDELLRERMTELRQMVMADRVVSLGLLAAGLSHHIRNALVAVKTFLDLAPLKLAEEKAEAGPVRDVAFWQAYHHEVQLQIDRINHLLQELWRASERPGGPLNDRVRLGALVREVCRAMAPEFAARGLCVEVEIPEDLPELRVDLPRFRRLFELLLKDELSTLPAGGRVRFEARVVAGSDPGRSEVEVRVTDTGPGLPEEWLRLVFDPFVCRTNSPAEFGINLMACYIIVHHHGGVIHARSEPGGGTTFVIRLPVGADAASQRASDTEILRKAVLTDELWHRLAGGMAGLPGSGPAGV, encoded by the coding sequence ATGAACCCGGCCTACGATTACCGGCGCTACGCGATCCTCTACGTGGACGACGAGGAAAAATCGCTCCGCAGTTTCGAGCGGGCGTTTGCGGACACGTTCCGGATTTTGACCGCGTCGAATGCGGCGGAGGGGCATCGGCTGTTGGTGGAGCACCGGGAGGAGATCGGGTTGCTGATGACGGACCAGCGGATGCCGGGCGAGAAGGGGGTGTGGTTGCTGGAGCAGGCGCGGCGACTGGATCCGCGGATCATTCGCGTGCTGGTGACGGCCTACAGTGATTACAAGGAGGCCATCGAGGCCATCAACACCGGCGCGATTTACAAGTACATTTCCAAGCCGTGGGATTTGCCGAGGCTGGAACAGACCCTGAAGCACGCGCTGGAACTCTTCATGATCCAGCGGCAACGGGACGAACTGTTGCGGGAGCGGATGACGGAGTTGCGTCAGATGGTGATGGCGGACCGGGTGGTGAGTCTGGGGTTGCTGGCGGCGGGATTGAGTCATCACATCCGGAATGCGCTGGTGGCGGTGAAGACGTTTCTGGATCTGGCGCCGCTGAAACTGGCGGAGGAGAAGGCCGAGGCGGGTCCGGTGCGGGACGTGGCGTTCTGGCAGGCGTATCATCACGAGGTTCAGCTGCAGATTGACCGGATCAACCATCTGTTGCAGGAGCTCTGGCGGGCGTCGGAACGACCCGGGGGGCCGTTGAACGACCGGGTGCGGCTGGGAGCGTTGGTGCGCGAGGTTTGCCGGGCCATGGCTCCGGAGTTTGCCGCGCGGGGGTTGTGCGTGGAGGTGGAGATTCCCGAGGATCTGCCGGAGTTACGGGTGGATCTGCCCCGTTTCCGGCGGCTTTTTGAGTTGTTGTTGAAGGACGAGTTGAGCACGTTGCCGGCCGGGGGGCGGGTTCGGTTTGAAGCGCGGGTTGTGGCGGGGTCGGATCCGGGGCGGTCGGAGGTGGAGGTTCGGGTGACGGACACGGGGCCGGGGTTACCGGAGGAATGGCTGCGTCTGGTGTTTGATCCGTTTGTGTGCCGGACGAACAGTCCGGCCGAATTCGGGATCAATCTGATGGCCTGCTACATCATCGTGCATCACCATGGCGGGGTGATCCATGCGCGGAGTGAACCCGGTGGTGGTACGACGTTTGTGATCCGGTTGCCGGTGGGTGCCGATGCGGCGTCGCAGCGCGCGAGTGACACGGAAATTTTGCGGAAGGCCGTGCTGACGGACGAGTTGTGGCATCGGCTGGCCGGCGGGATGGCGGGTTTGCCCGGGAGCGGCCCGGCGGGAGTTTGA